A single window of Anopheles moucheti chromosome 2, idAnoMoucSN_F20_07, whole genome shotgun sequence DNA harbors:
- the LOC128297384 gene encoding toll-like receptor Tollo, whose protein sequence is MRPSPALLTMMFGTIFGVFGASLSKSLVNQAPDECRWDGYTEDDLTLLCRLRTINSELENTNFSVLHPENTVRLRLQCNDGLFFQSSLSPGSFKQLTKLHSLSIEYCKIANLSEGSFQGLKQLTNLTLRTHNTDWSSISLDIAPQVFNSELSKLQRLDLSQNNMWSVPDGFICSLPRLTNLNLTHNRLRDLSVFHFSASLSTRLSKKCGSSIVTLDLSHNTIDNLPPAIFSGLGKLTELRLQSNGLNYIADRAFEGLVSLSRLEISLNRLTNLPPELFSEAKHIKEIYLQNNSLNVLAPGIFSDLKQLLVLDLSNNELTSEWINPATFRGLAKLILLDLSNNKISKLEPTIFRDLTSLQVLRMQENFIESIAENTFLGLAALHTVILSNNRLSTIDHFTFSGLKSLTLLSLDYNRISRIDRQALRNHSTLQELHLNGNKLLQVPDALYDVPLLRTLDLGENHISSIDNASFRHMAHLYGLRLTENNIEIIRRGTFETMKSLHILNLSQNRLKMVEQSSFDNNTKLQAIRLDGNYLTDIAGLFTKLPNLLWLNISDNHLEVFDYALIPTGLQWLDIHANKITELGNYFEIESQLALSTIDASSNQLTEITGSAIPNSVELLYLNDNLISKVQSYTFFKKPNLTRVDLFGNKITTLDPNALRISAVPDDRPLPEFYIGGNPYQCDCNLNWLQKSNIDSRTQPRLMDLDSIYCKLLYNRGRTYVPLVEAMPNQFLCKYDTHCFALCHCCDFYACDCKMECPKQCTCYHDQSWSSNVVDCSRAGYDDRLPDQIPMDSTQIYLDGNNFRSLSSHAFLGRKRLKILFLNGSNVEMVSNRTFYGLKELEILQLDHNLLTALNGFEFEGLDNLKELFLQYNRITLIANHTFDHLHGLKILRLDHNRIVEFNVWHLPKQLNDIRLAFNAWSCECDYVTRFQEYLKTYDFVRDRHKIRCASYVSSNATVGVHNGTSQAAGGNAPAAEDALPDGSTGDFLVYYDNSSTLCTGAIPLENVINGNLTSRKTILSPQPIEGYIPLLVTGLFGFSLVIILTLVLFVFRQEMRVWFHSKFGVRLFYRNADIDKNERDKLFDAFISYSSKDEAFVAEELAPMLENEDPSYKLCLHYRDFPVGAYIADNILQAVESSRRTIMVLSENFIKSEWCRFEFKSAHHQVLRDRRRRLIVILLGEVPQKDLDPDIRLYLKTNTYLQWGDKLFWEKLRFALPDVPNNQRRQHQQNISLTHSNVRNSYQLTRVAPSNRTNNQLAAQHPDPRSQPRSPEYHSAAAQPLPAHGTEMQAQQLHGSQQQPQQQQQQHQPQSTQAQLRASAPLNTSPRTVGIHI, encoded by the coding sequence ATGCGCCCCTCACCGGCATTGTTGACGATGATGTTCGGCACCATATTCGGTGTGTTCGGAGCCTCGCTTAGCAAATCCTTGGTAAACCAAGCGCCCGACGAGTGCCGGTGGGACGGTTACACCGAGGACGATTTGACACTACTCTGCCGGCTAAGGACTATCAATAGTGAGCTGGAAAACACCAACTTCAGTGTGTTGCATCCCGAGAATACCGTCCGGCTGCGGTTACAATGCAACGATGGACTGTTTTTCCAAAGCAGCTTAAGTCCGGGCAGCTTCAAACAGCTCACCAAACTGCATTCGCTGTCGATCGAGTATTGCAAAATTGCTAACCTAAGTGAAGGTTCCTTCCAAGGGTTGAAACAGCTCACCAACCTGACGCTGCGAACGCACAACACCGACTGGTCATCGATAAGTCTGGACATTGCGCCGCAAGTGTTTAACAGTGAGCTTTCGAAGCTGCAACGGCTAGATCTTAGCCAGAACAACATGTGGAGTGTGCCGGATGGGTTTATCTGTTCGCTGCCGCGGCTAACCAATCTTAACCTCACTCACAATCGGTTGCGTGACCTGTCCGTGTTCCATTTCAGCGCGTCACTGAGTACGCGGCTGTCGAAAAAGTGTGGCAGCTCCATCGTTACCCTCGATTTGTCCCACAACACCATCGACAATCTGCCGCCCGCCATATTTTCCGGCCTGGGCAAGCTAACCGAACTACGGTTGCAGAGCAACGGTCTCAACTACATCGCCGATCGTGCATTCGAAGGGCTTGTGTCCTTGTCGCGGTTAGAAATTTCCCTCAACCGGCTCACCAATCTACCACCGGAGCTGTTTTCCGAGGCGAAACACATCAAAGAGATCTATCTGCAGAACAACAGTTTGAACGTACTAGCGCCGGGTATTTTCAGCGACCTCAAGCAGCTGCTTGTGCTGGACCTGTCGAACAACGAGCTTACATCGGAGTGGATCAATCCCGCCACATTTCGTGGGTTGGCCAAGCTGATTCTTCTCGATCTGTCGAACAACAAAATCTCCAAGCTCGAACCCACTATCTTTCGCGATCTGACCAGCTTGCAGGTGTTGCGAATGCAGGAAAACTTCATTGAAAGTATAGCCGAAAACACCTTCCTCGGTCTAGCGGCGTTGCACACGGTGATTCTGTCGAACAATCGTTTGTCCACGATCGATCATTTTACCTTCAGTGGGCTGAAAAGCTTGACGCTGCTCTCGTTGGATTACAACCGCATATCTCGCATCGATCGGCAGGCATTACGCAATCACTCCACATTGCAGGAGCTGCATTTGAACGGGAACAAGTTGCTGCAGGTTCCGGATGCACTGTACGATGTGCCACTGCTGCGTACGCTCGATCTCGGAGAAAATCACATTTCGAGCATCGATAACGCTAGCTTTCGACACATGGCCCATCTGTACGGTTTGCGGCTGACAGAAAACAATATCGAAATCATTCGACGCGGTACGTTCGAGACAATGAAGTCACTTCACATCCTCAATCTGTCCCAAAACCGGCTGAAAATGGTCGAACAATCGTCCTTCGATAACAACACAAAGCTGCAAGCGATTCGGCTGGACGGGAACTACCTGACGGACATTGCCGGGCTCTTCACCAAGCTGCCCAACCTGCTGTGGCTCAACATCAGCGACAATCATCTGGAGGTGTTCGATTACGCGCTCATACCCACCGGTCTGCAGTGGTTAGATATTCACGCGAACAAAATCACCGAACTTGGTAACTACTTCGAGATCGAGTCGCAGCTAGCACTGAGCACTATTGACGCCAGCTCGAACCAGCTAACCGAGATCACCGGAAGTGCGATACCGAACAGTGTGGAGCTGCTGTACCTCAACGACAACCTTATCTCCAAGGTGCAATCGTACACGTTCTTCAAGAAGCCCAACCTGACCCGGGTGGATCTATTCGGCAACAAGATCACCACGCTCGATCCGAACGCGTTGCGCATCTCGGCCGTGCCCGATGACCGTCCCCTGCCGGAGTTCTACATCGGTGGCAATCCCTACCAGTGCGATTGCAATCTGAACTGGCTGCAAAAGAGTAACATCGATTCACGGACACAGCCCCGGTTAATGGATCTCGATAGCATCTACTGCAAGCTGCTGTACAACCGGGGCCGAACGTACGTGCCGCTCGTCGAAGCGATGCCAAATCAATTTCTCTGCAAGTATGACACACACTGCTTTGCCCTCTGTCACTGTTGTGACTTTTACGCCTGCGACTGCAAGATGGAGTGTCCGAAGCAGTGCACCTGCTACCACGACCAAAGCTGGAGCTCGAACGTGGTCGACTGCTCGCGAGCCGGCTACGATGATCGACTGCCCGATCAGATCCCGATGGATTCGACACAGATTTATCTTGATGGAAACAATTTCCGGTCGCTCAGCAGTCACGCGTTTCTGGGCCGTAAACGGCTGAAGATCCTCTTCCTGAACGGTTCGAACGTGGAAATGGTGAGCAACCGTACGTTTTACGGGCTGAAGGAGCTCGAAATTTTACAACTCGATCACAATCTGCTTACCGCGCTGAATGGGTTCGAGTTCGAGGGGCTCGACAATCTGAAGGAGCTGTTCCTGCAGTACAATCGCATCACGCTGATCGCAAATCACACGTTCGATCATTTGCACGGTCTGAAGATCCTGCGACTAGATCACAATCGCATCGTCGAGTTTAACGTATGGCATTTGCCGAAGCAGCTGAACGATATCAGGCTTGCGTTTAATGCCTGGTCCTGCGAATGTGATTACGTGACGCGGTTCCAGGAGTATCTCAAGACGTACGATTTTGTTCGCGATCGGCACAAGATAAGATGCGCATCGTACGTTTCGAGCAATGCGACGGTCGGTGTGCACAATGGCACATCTCAGGCCGCCGGTGGCAACGCTCCCGCTGCCGAAGATGCGCTACCCGATGGCAGTACCGGTGACTTCCTGGTGTATTACGATAACAGTTCCACGCTCTGTACCGGCGCGATCCCGCTCGAAAATGTGATCAACGGAAACTTGACCTCGCGAAAAACGATTCTCTCGCCGCAACCGATCGAGGGCTACATTCCGTTACTGGTAACCGGTCTTTTCGGGTTTTCTTTGGTGATCATTCTGACGCTGGTGCTGTTCGTGTTCCGGCAGGAAATGCGCGTCTGGTTTCATTCCAAGTTCGGTGTGCGCCTTTTCTACCGGAATGCCGATATCGACAAAAACGAGCGCGACAAGCTGTTCGATGCGTTCATATCGTACAGCTCGAAGGATGAAGCATTCGTCGCGGAAGAGCTGGCCCCGATGCTGGAGAACGAAGACCCGTCCTATAAATTGTGCCTGCACTATCGCGATTTTCCCGTCGGTGCGTACATTGCTGATAACATCCTGCAGGCGGTAGAATCGTCCCGGCGCACCATTATGGTACTTTCCGAGAACTTTATCAAATCCGAATGGTGTCGGTTCGAGTTCAAGTCGGCCCACCATCAGGTGTTGCGAGACCGGCGTCGGCGGTTGATTGTTATTTTGCTCGGTGAGGTACCACAGAAGGATCTCGATCCGGACATTCGATTGTATCTCAAGACCAACACGTACCTACAGTGGGGTGACAAACTGTTCTGGGAAAAGCTCCGGTTCGCGCTGCCCGATGTCCCCAATAACCAGCGAAGACAGCATCAGCAGAATATCTCACTGACACATTCAAATGTTCGCAACAGCTATCAGCTTACCCGGGTTGCTCCAAGTAACCGCACCAATAATCAACTCGCTGCCCAGCATCCGGACCCCCGATCGCAACCACGCTCCCCTGAGTACCATTCTGCCGCAGCGCAACCACTGCCGGCCCACGGTACGGAAATGCAAGCGCAACAACTTCACGGtagccagcagcagccgcaacagcagcagcagcagcatcaaccgCAGTCCACACAAGCGCAATTAAGAGCCTCTGCTCCGCTGAACACATCGCCCAGAACAGTTGGCATCCATATCTAG